Proteins found in one Arachis stenosperma cultivar V10309 chromosome 8, arast.V10309.gnm1.PFL2, whole genome shotgun sequence genomic segment:
- the LOC130945856 gene encoding callose synthase 12-like produces the protein MTQSYETYNIIPIPNSNNSHPDQHPSLRYPEVIAASSALRSIGDLRLPPRWHPDMDLLDWLSLFFGFQNDNVRNQREHLLLQLANAQMRFSPAPDTVHHLHPSVLRSFRKKLLKNYKTWCSFHGKKHHLKLINNHKKKTDNDLRLELLYVSLYLLIWGEAANLRFIPECICFIFHHMVKDLNRILEDHDGKLPEVSGENAFLRLVVKPIYDIVKLEAESSRNGTAPHCDWMNYDDVNEIFWNKSCFQKLKWPIDVGTSRFFLYRTGKTGFVERRSFWNLFRSFDRLWVMLILFLQASIIVSWPGYKYPWKALKRRRVQVRILTVFITWSGLRLLQALLDFMMQGKVISKDTKRLGLRMFLKFFVAAAWILVFFRFYNLIWDEWDKEERKWSKKTNKVVMDFYMVAFVFLLPEILGFLFLLFPWVSNFFEKRDWSILRLLSWWFHRTIYVGRGLREGLIDNIRYTLFWILVLTTKFTFSYFLQIKPMIPLTKKILKLHVDIEWHDFFDHGKTDDKFALGLLWLPVILIYLMDIQIWYSIYSSFVGAAVGLFAHLGEIRSMQQVKLRFQFFASAALFNLMPEEQSLNERGTFMSKIKDAMRRMKLRYGFGQPYRKLESNHTEANKFALIWNEIILSFREEDIISDREVELLELPKNLWNVRVIRWPCVLLSNELLLALSQAKELANSSDKRLWRKICKDEFRRCAVVESYDCIKHLLLEIVIKPGTEEHSILESLFQHIEKSIEIGKFTKSFKTTALPQLHSKLIKLIEVLSKRTVKDSTQIVNILQALYEITIREFLKEKRTAEKLISDGLAPKHQSSANLLFENAVRLPETTNENFYRQLRRLHTILTSRDSMQKVPVNIMAKTRLAFFTNSLFMNMPHAPQVEKMKAFSVLTPYYSEEVLYSKEQLRIENEDGISILYYLQTIFDDEWKNFIERMRREGMENDDDIWTEKLMELRLWASYRGQTLSRTVRGMMYYYKALKLLAFLDSAPDINVWDGSLNLSSMVKENKDGSDRVRSPFSHCLSNAYTSEDLPFKGHDYGTASMKFTYVVACQIYGAQKAKKDPRADEILALMKNNEALRVAYVDEVSTSRDEKDYYSVLVKYDQEWEREVEIYRVKLPGPLKLGEGKPENQNHAVIFTRGDAVQTIDMNQDNYFEEALKMRNLLEEFNSYYGIRKPNILGVREHIFTGSVSSLAWFMSAQETSFVTLGQRVLANPLKIRMHYGHPDVFDRFWFLTRGGLSKASRVINISEDIFAGFNCTLRGGNVTHHEYIQVGKGRDVGLNQISLFEAKVASGNGEQVLSRDVYRLGHRLDFFRMLSFYYTTVGFFFNTMMVVLTVYAFLWGRLFLALSGFEAAMQKKSTNNKAFGAILNQQFIIQLGLFTALPMIVENSLEHGFLQSMWDFLTMQLQLSSVFFTFSMGTRCHFFGRTILHGGAKYRATGRGFVVEHKSFAENYRLYARSHFVKAIELGLILIIYAQHSPVARNTVVYVIMTISSWFLVSSWIIAPFLFNPSGFDWLKTVNDFDDFMDWIWYRGRVFAKAEESWEIWWYEEQDHLKVTGFWGKVFEIVLDLRFFTFQYGTVYKLRITDGSTSISVYLLSWICVAVIFGIYVVLSFARNKYEAKNHIYFRFVQSVIITLTIIVIVGLLNFTKFRFGDIFTSLLAFIPTGWGIILIAQVFRPQLRRTRIWKGIVSLARLYDILFGVIVMAPVALFSWLPGCQSMQTRILFNEAFSRGLQIFQIVTGKRTQT, from the exons ATGACTCAAAGCTACGAAACCTACAACATCATCCCCATCCCCAACAGCAACAACAGCCACCCCGACCAACACCCTTCCCTCCGCTACCCGGAGGTCATCGCCGCCAGCTCAGCCCTGCGCTCCATTGGCGACCTCCGCCTCCCTCCCCGATGGCACCCCGACATGGACCTCCTCGACTGGCTCTCCCTCTTCTTCGGCTTCCAAAACGACAACGTCCGCAACCAGCGCGAGCACCTCCTCCTCCAACTCGCCAACGCTCAGATGCGCTTCTCCCCTGCCCCCGACACAGTCCACCACCTCCACCCCTCCGTCCTCCGCTCCTTCCGCAAAAAGCTCCTCAAAAACTACAAAACCTGGTGCTCCTTCCACGGCAAAAAACACCATCTCAAGCTCATCAACAACCACAAAAAGAAAACCGATAACGACCTCCGCCtcgagctcctctatgtctcccTCTACCTCCTCATTTGGGGCGAAGCCGCCAATCTCCGCTTCATCCCTGAATGCATCTGCTTCATTTTCCACCACATGGTCAAGGACCTCAACAG GATTCTGGAGGATCACGATGGTAAATTGCCTGAAGTTTCAGGGGAGAATGCGTTCTTGAGGCTTGTAGTGAAGCCGATTTACGATATAGTGAAGCTGGAAGCGGAGTCTAGCAGGAATGGAACTGCGCCTCATTGTGATTGGATGAACTATGATGATGTGAACGAGATCTTCTGGAACAAGAGCTGTTTCCAGAAGCTCAAGTGGCCTATTGATGTTGGAACAAGCCGGTTCTTCTTGTACCGCACTGGCAAGACAGGTTTCGTGGAGAGAAGATCGTTTTGGAACCTTTTCAGAAGCTTTGATAGGCTTTGGGTGATGCTGATTCTGTTCCTGCAAGCTTCTATCATCGTTTCTTGGCCAGGGTACAAATATCCTTGGAAAGCTTTGAAGCGTCGCAGGGTGCAGGTTCGGATCTTGACCGTGTTCATCACCTGGAGTGGTTTGAGGCTTCTGCAGGCCCTGCTTGATTTTATGATGCAGGGGAAGGTTATTTCCAAGGACACCAAGAGACTTGGACTGAGGATGTTCCTGAAATTCTTCGTGGCCGCGGCATGGATCCTCGTGTTTTTCAGGTTTTACAATTTGATTTGGGATGAGTGGGACAAAGAAGAAAGGAAGTGGTCTAAAAAGACAAATAAGGTGGTGATGGATTTCTACATggttgcttttgttttcttgctcCCTGAGATTTTGGGTTTCTTATTCCTCCTTTTTCCTTGGGTTTCAAACTTCTTTGAGAAGCGTGATTGGAGCATTCTTCGCTTACTCTCGTGGTGGTTTCACCGCACTATTTATGTCGGCCGCGGTTTGAGAGAAGGACTAATTGATAACATTAGGTATACATTGTTCTGGATCTTGGTTCTGACCACCAAATTTACATTCAGTTACTTCCTGCAGATTAAGCCCATGATTCCTCTCACAAAGAAGATATTGAAACTTCATGTGGACATTGAGTGGCATGATTTTTTTGATCATGGGAAAACGGACGACAAATTTGCTCTTGGTCTTCTATGGCTTCCTGTTATTTTGATTTATCTAATGGATATTCAGATATGGTATTCGATATATTCGTCTTTTGTTGGTGCTGCTGTGGGTTTGTTTGCGCATTTGGGTGAGATTAGAAGCATGCAGCAGGTGAAGTTAAGGTTTCAATTCTTTGCTAGCGCTGCTCTTTTTAATCTCATGCCAGAAGAGCAGTCCCTGAATGAAAGGGGAACTTTTATGAGCAAAATTAAGGATGCTATGAGAAGGATGAAGCTCAGGTATGGGTTTGGGCAACCATATAGGAAGCTTGAGTCTAACCATACTGAGGCCAACAAGTTTGCTTTGATATGGAACGAGATAATCTTATCCTTTAGGGAGGAGGATATCATCTCAGACCGAGAGGTCGAGCTTCTGGAGCTGCCAAAGAACTTATGGAATGTCAGAGTGATTCGCTGGCCGTGTGTTCTACTCAGCAACGAGTTACTATTGGCATTAAGTCAGGCCAAAGAACTGGCTAATTCTTCTGATAAGAGGCTTTGGAGGAAGATATGCAAGGATGAGTTTAGAAGATGTGCTGTCGTTGAGTCTTATGATTGCATAAAGCACTTGCTTCTTGAGATTGTTATCAAGCCTGGTACTGAGGAGCATTCCATTTTAGAGTCTTTGTTTCAGCACATAGAAAAGTCCATTGAAATTGGGAAATTCACCAAATCATTCAAGACTACAGCACTTCCCCAGCTTCACAGCAAGTTGATCAAACTTATTGAGGTATTGAGCAAGAGGACAGTGAAAGATTCTACTCAAATCGTGAATATCCTCCAGGCCCTCTATGAGATCACGATTCGAGAGTTTTTAAAGGAGAAAAGGACTGCTGAGAAGCTAATCAGTGATGGTTTGGCTCCAAAGCATCAATCTTCTGCTAATCTTCTTTTTGAGAATGCTGTTCGGCTGCCTGAAACTACTAATGAGAACTTTTATCGGCAGCTTCGACGCTTGCACACCATTCTTACCTCCAGGGATTCAATGCAAAAAGTCCCAGTTAACATAATGGCTAAAACAAGGTTGGCTTTCTTTACTAACTCACTTTTTATGAACATGCCCCATGCTCCCCAAGTTGAGAAAATGAAGGCTTTCAGTGTTCTAACACCTTACTATAGTGAAGAAGTATTGTACAGCAAAGAGCAACTCAGAATTGAGAATGAAGATGGGATTTCAATCTTGTACTATTTGCAGACCATTTTTGATGATGAGTGGAAGAATTTCATAGAAAGGATGCGACGCGAGGGTatggagaatgatgatgatatatGGACAGAGAAGCTTATGGAATTGAGGTTATGGGCTTCATACAGAGGCCAGACACTGTCCCGAACAGTTAGAGGAATGATGTACTACTATAAGGCCCTCAAGCTTTTGGCTTTTCTTGATTCTGCACCAGATATAAATGTTTGGGATGGATCACTCAACCTTTCTTCAATggtgaaagaaaataaagatggTTCAGACCGAGTAAGGTCACCTTTTTCTCATTGTTTAAGTAATGCATACACTTCAGAAGATTTGCCATTCAAAGGCCATGACTATGGAACTGCTTCGATGAAATTCACATATGTGGTTGCTTGCCAGATATATGGAGCACAGAAGGCAAAAAAGGACCCTCGTGCTGATGAAATATTAGCCTtaatgaagaacaatgaagcgCTTCGAGTCGCTTATGTTGATGAGGTTTCGACTAGCAGAGATGAGAAGGATTATTATTCTGTTCTTGTCAAGTATGATCAGGAATGGGAGAGGGAGGTGGAAATTTACCGTGTGAAGTTGCCAGGTCCATTGAAACTAGGAGAAGGAAAGCCTGAGAATCAAAACCATGCAGTGATCTTCACCCGAGGTGATGCTGTTCAGACTATTGATATGAACCAGGACAACTACTTTGAGGAGGCACTTAAAATGAGGAATCTCTTGGAAGAGTTCAATAGTTACTATGGTATTCGGAAACCGAACATTTTGGGAGTGAGGGAACACATTTTCACTGGTTCTGTTTCCTCTCTTGCTTGGTTCATGTCGGCTCAGGAAACGAGTTTCGTCACCTTGGGACAGAGAGTCTTGGCAAATCCTTTGAAAATCAGAATGCATTATGGCCATCCTGATGTGTTTGACAGGTTTTGGTTCTTGACTCGAGGCGGCTTGAGCAAAGCTTCTAGAGTGATCAACATAAGCGAGGACATTTTCGCAGGCTTCAATTGCACTCTTCGTGGAGGTAATGTCACACACCATGAGTACATTCAAGTGGGGAAGGGAAGGGATGTTGGATTGAATCAAATATCATTGTTTGAAGCAAAGGTTGCAAGTGGAAATGGTGAGCAAGTTCTGAGCAGAGATGTGTATAGATTGGGACATAGGCTTGATTTTTTCAGGATGCTTTCTTTCTACTACACTACAGTTGGATTCTTTTTCAACACAATGATGGTTGTTCTTACTGTTTATGCATTTTTATGGGGTAGGCTATTTCTTGCTCTTAGTGGCTTTGAAGCTGCTATGCAGAAAAAATCTACCAACAACAAAGCATTTGGTGCCATATTAAATCAGCAGTTCATTATTCAACTTGGACTCTTCACTGCACTTCCAATGATTGTGGAGAATTCCCTTGAGCATGGTTTCCTTCAATCTATGTGGGATTTCCTCACAATGCAGCTCCAGCTTTCATCAGTTTTCTTCACATTCTCCATGGGAACGCGCTGCCATTTCTTTGGCCGGACTATACTGCATGGCGGGGCAAAATACCGAGCTACCGGCCGTGGTTTCGTTGTGGAGCACAAGAGCTTTGCAGAAAACTATAGACTCTATGCTCGCAGCCATTTTGTGAAAGCAATTGAGTTGGGTTTAATACTCATAATTTACGCGCAACATAGTCCTGTCGCGCGTAACACAGTAGTTTATGTTATTATGACCATATCAAGTTGGTTCTTAGTTTCATCATGGATTATTGCACCATTCTTGTTCAATCCTTCTGGATTTGATTGGTTAAAAACTGTCAATGATTTTGATGACTTCATGGATTGGATTTGGTACAGGGGAAGGGTGTTTGCCAAAGCAGAAGAGAGCTGGGAAATATGGTGGTATGAAGAACAGGATCATCTAAAGGTAACAGGCTTTTGGGGCAAGGTTTTTGAGATAGTCTTAGACCTTAGGTTCTTCACCTTCCAATATGGAACTGTCTATAAGCTACGTATAACAGATGGAAGCACCAGCATTTCAGTTTACTTGCTTTCTTGGATTTGTGTTGCTGTCATATTTGGAATTTATGTGGTGTTATCATTTGCCAGGAACAAATATGAAGCAAAAAACCATATATACTTTCGGTTTGTCCAATCTGTTATTATAACTCTTACCATAATTGTCATAGTGGGTTTGCTAAACTTCACTAAGTTTAGATTTGGAGACATTTTTACAAGCCTACTGGCCTTCATTCCTACAGGCTGGGGCATTATCTTGATCGCCCAAGTATTCCGGCCGCAATTGCGCCGGACTAGAATTTGGAAGGGTATTGTTTCCTTGGCTCGCTTATATGATATCTTATTTGGAGTCATTGTAATGGCTCCTGTGGCATTATTCTCATGGTTGCCTGGCTGTCAGTCTATGCAAACCAGAATTCTCTTCAATGAAGCATTCAGTCGCGGCCTCCAGATATTCCAGATTGTTACAGGGAAAAGAACTCAGACTTGA
- the LOC130944269 gene encoding two pore calcium channel protein 1 isoform X1 — MEPLLRGEGSGGRREHARGIFRRSDAITYGSNYEKAAALVDLAEDGVGLPEQILDSSSFQSSSRYYFIFIKCNIMWSLAYFALIVLNFLERPLWCENYTKPSCSDREYFFLGQLPYLTNAECLIYEGLTVVVLIIHTFFPISYEGSRIYWRNAINLLKVFCLLVLIADMLVYAIYLSPAAFDFLPFRVAPYIRVILFILNIRELRETITILSGMVGTYLNVLALGLLFLLFASWVAYVMFEDTIQGKTVFTSYGATLYQIFVLFTTSNNPDVWVPAYKASRWYCLYFIIFVLLGVYFVTNLVLAVVYDSFKSELVKQVFEMDRMRRAMLEKAFNLLDTHSTGYLNKDQCIRLFEELNKYRTLPKITKEEFELIFDELDDSRDVKLNKDEFADICHAIALKFQKEDSISYFEYFPFYNSPTSKQLKEFVKRPIFGYIVSFLLVLNLVAVIIETTLDIQNNSGQKVWQVVEFIFGWIYVIEMALKVYAYGFENYWRDGQNRFDFVITWIIVIGETITFASPDDQTFFSNGEWIRYLLLARMLRLIRLLMHVKQFRGFVATFLTLLPSLTPYFGIIFCVLCIYCSVGVQIFGGLVNAGNPKLLASDLADNDYLLFNFNDYPNGMVTLFNLVVMGNWQVWMQSYKELTGTSWTYVYFISFYLVTVLLLLNLVVAFVLEAFFAEMELESPDTCDEQDKEVEGDKYRRRSVGTKSRSQRVDALLHHMLSSELCQSQTQPSNS, encoded by the exons ATGGAGCCGCTGCTGAGAGGCGAAGGGAGTGGTGGCCGGAGGGAGCACGCGCGGGGGATATTCCGCCGCTCCGACGCCATCACCTACGGCTCCAACTATGAGAAAGCTGCTGCACTCGTCGATCTG GCTGAAGATGGTGTTGGACTCCCTGAGCAAATTCTTGATTCTTCAAGCTTTCAAAGTTCTTCAAGATATTATTTCATTTTCATTAAATGCAATATCATGTGGTCTCTTGCTTATTTTGCTTTGATAGTCCTAAATTTCTTGGAG AGACCTCTGTGGTGTGAAAATTATACCAAACCATCTTGCAGCGATAGAGAGTATTTCTTTCTGGGACAGTTGCCATATCTAACTAATGCAGAATGTCTTATTTATGAG GGATTAACTGTTGTGGTGCTAATCATACATACTTTCTTCCCAATATCATATGAAGGGTCCCGTATATATTGGAGAAACGCAATTAATCTGTTGAAG GTCTTCTGTCTGTTAGTTCTCATTGCTGATATGCTGGTTTATGCTATTTACTTGTCTCCAGCAGCTTTTGATTTTCTACCTTTCAGAGTTGCTCCTTATATCAGGGTTATTCTTTTCATTCTGAATATTAG GGAGTTACGTGAAACCATCACTATCTTGAGTGGCATGGTTGGCACATACTTGAATGTCTTG GCTCTGGGGCTTCTGTTTCTTCTTTTTGCAAGTTGGGTGGCTTATGTGATGTTTGAGGATACGATACAAGGAAAAACAGTATTCACTTCTTATGGTGCTACATTGTATCagatatttgttttatttactACATCGAATAATCCAGATGTTTGGGTGCCTGCATACAA GGCTTCGCGTTGGTATTGCCTGTATTTCATTATATTTGTTCTTTTGGGGGTTTACTTCGTTACAAACTTGGTCCTTGCCGTTGTTTATGATAGTTTCAAGAGTGAG CTTGTGAAACAAGTTTTCGAGATGGATCGTATGAGAAGAGCAATGTTGGAGAAAGCTTTTAATCTCTTAGATACTCAT AGTACTGGATATCTTAACAAAGATCAATGCATTAGGCTCTTTGAGGAGTTGAACAAATACAG GACTTTACCCAAGATCACCAAGGAAGAATTTGAGTTAATATTTGATGAGCTTGATGATAGTCGTGACGTAAAG CTCAATAAGGATGAATTTGCTGATATTTGCCATGCCATTGCTTTAAAATTCCAGAAGGAGGATTCT ATCTCTTACTTTGAGTATTTTCCATTCTACAATTCACCCACCTCAAAGCAATTGAAAGAATTTGTGAAGAGACCCATCTTTGGATACATAGTCTCTTTTCTTCTCGTACTCAATCTAGTTGCAGTTATTATTGAGACAACG CTTgatatacaaaataattctgGTCAAAAGGTGTGGCAAGTGGTTGAGTTCATTTTTG GGTGGATATATGTAATAGAAATGGCTCTGAAGGTTTATGCATATGGATTTGAGAACTATTGGCGGGATGGTCAAAATCGCTTTGATTTTGTTATCACTTGGATAATTG TCATTGGAGAAACTATAACTTTTGCTTCGCCTGATGATCAGACTTTCTTCTCAAATGGAGAATG GATCCGTTACCTTCTTCTGGCAAGAATGTTGAGGTTGATAAGGCTCCTAATGCATGTCAAGCAATTCCGAGGCTTTGTTGCAACTTTCTTAACGCTGTTGCCAAGTTTGACGCCATACTTTGGGATCATATTTTGTGTCTTATGTATTTATTGCTCGGTTGGTGTACAG ATTTTTGGTGGACTTGTTAATGCTGGAAACCCTAAATTGCTAGCATCAGATCTTGCTGATAATGA CTATTTGCTATTTAATTTCAATGATTATCCTAATGGAATGGTGACACTTTTCAATTTGGTAGTCATGGGGAACTGGCAAGTATGGATGCAG AGCTACAAGGAGTTAACGGGTACTTCTTGGACCTACGTATACTTCATAAGTTTCTACTTAGTCACGGTTTTGCTACTTTTGAACTTG GTTGTTGCTTTTGTCTTGGAGGCATTCTTTGCTGAAATGGAGCTTGAGTCACCGGACACCTGTGATGAACAGGACAAG GAAGTTGAAGGAGATAAATATCGAAGACGGTCAGTTGG CACAAAATCACGAAGCCAGAGAGTTGATGCTCTTCTTCATCATATGTTGAGCTCTGAGTTGTGTCAAAGTCAAACACAGCCTTCCAATTCATAG
- the LOC130944269 gene encoding two pore calcium channel protein 1 isoform X2: protein MWSLAYFALIVLNFLERPLWCENYTKPSCSDREYFFLGQLPYLTNAECLIYEGLTVVVLIIHTFFPISYEGSRIYWRNAINLLKVFCLLVLIADMLVYAIYLSPAAFDFLPFRVAPYIRVILFILNIRELRETITILSGMVGTYLNVLALGLLFLLFASWVAYVMFEDTIQGKTVFTSYGATLYQIFVLFTTSNNPDVWVPAYKASRWYCLYFIIFVLLGVYFVTNLVLAVVYDSFKSELVKQVFEMDRMRRAMLEKAFNLLDTHSTGYLNKDQCIRLFEELNKYRTLPKITKEEFELIFDELDDSRDVKLNKDEFADICHAIALKFQKEDSISYFEYFPFYNSPTSKQLKEFVKRPIFGYIVSFLLVLNLVAVIIETTLDIQNNSGQKVWQVVEFIFGWIYVIEMALKVYAYGFENYWRDGQNRFDFVITWIIVIGETITFASPDDQTFFSNGEWIRYLLLARMLRLIRLLMHVKQFRGFVATFLTLLPSLTPYFGIIFCVLCIYCSVGVQIFGGLVNAGNPKLLASDLADNDYLLFNFNDYPNGMVTLFNLVVMGNWQVWMQSYKELTGTSWTYVYFISFYLVTVLLLLNLVVAFVLEAFFAEMELESPDTCDEQDKEVEGDKYRRRSVGTKSRSQRVDALLHHMLSSELCQSQTQPSNS from the exons ATGTGGTCTCTTGCTTATTTTGCTTTGATAGTCCTAAATTTCTTGGAG AGACCTCTGTGGTGTGAAAATTATACCAAACCATCTTGCAGCGATAGAGAGTATTTCTTTCTGGGACAGTTGCCATATCTAACTAATGCAGAATGTCTTATTTATGAG GGATTAACTGTTGTGGTGCTAATCATACATACTTTCTTCCCAATATCATATGAAGGGTCCCGTATATATTGGAGAAACGCAATTAATCTGTTGAAG GTCTTCTGTCTGTTAGTTCTCATTGCTGATATGCTGGTTTATGCTATTTACTTGTCTCCAGCAGCTTTTGATTTTCTACCTTTCAGAGTTGCTCCTTATATCAGGGTTATTCTTTTCATTCTGAATATTAG GGAGTTACGTGAAACCATCACTATCTTGAGTGGCATGGTTGGCACATACTTGAATGTCTTG GCTCTGGGGCTTCTGTTTCTTCTTTTTGCAAGTTGGGTGGCTTATGTGATGTTTGAGGATACGATACAAGGAAAAACAGTATTCACTTCTTATGGTGCTACATTGTATCagatatttgttttatttactACATCGAATAATCCAGATGTTTGGGTGCCTGCATACAA GGCTTCGCGTTGGTATTGCCTGTATTTCATTATATTTGTTCTTTTGGGGGTTTACTTCGTTACAAACTTGGTCCTTGCCGTTGTTTATGATAGTTTCAAGAGTGAG CTTGTGAAACAAGTTTTCGAGATGGATCGTATGAGAAGAGCAATGTTGGAGAAAGCTTTTAATCTCTTAGATACTCAT AGTACTGGATATCTTAACAAAGATCAATGCATTAGGCTCTTTGAGGAGTTGAACAAATACAG GACTTTACCCAAGATCACCAAGGAAGAATTTGAGTTAATATTTGATGAGCTTGATGATAGTCGTGACGTAAAG CTCAATAAGGATGAATTTGCTGATATTTGCCATGCCATTGCTTTAAAATTCCAGAAGGAGGATTCT ATCTCTTACTTTGAGTATTTTCCATTCTACAATTCACCCACCTCAAAGCAATTGAAAGAATTTGTGAAGAGACCCATCTTTGGATACATAGTCTCTTTTCTTCTCGTACTCAATCTAGTTGCAGTTATTATTGAGACAACG CTTgatatacaaaataattctgGTCAAAAGGTGTGGCAAGTGGTTGAGTTCATTTTTG GGTGGATATATGTAATAGAAATGGCTCTGAAGGTTTATGCATATGGATTTGAGAACTATTGGCGGGATGGTCAAAATCGCTTTGATTTTGTTATCACTTGGATAATTG TCATTGGAGAAACTATAACTTTTGCTTCGCCTGATGATCAGACTTTCTTCTCAAATGGAGAATG GATCCGTTACCTTCTTCTGGCAAGAATGTTGAGGTTGATAAGGCTCCTAATGCATGTCAAGCAATTCCGAGGCTTTGTTGCAACTTTCTTAACGCTGTTGCCAAGTTTGACGCCATACTTTGGGATCATATTTTGTGTCTTATGTATTTATTGCTCGGTTGGTGTACAG ATTTTTGGTGGACTTGTTAATGCTGGAAACCCTAAATTGCTAGCATCAGATCTTGCTGATAATGA CTATTTGCTATTTAATTTCAATGATTATCCTAATGGAATGGTGACACTTTTCAATTTGGTAGTCATGGGGAACTGGCAAGTATGGATGCAG AGCTACAAGGAGTTAACGGGTACTTCTTGGACCTACGTATACTTCATAAGTTTCTACTTAGTCACGGTTTTGCTACTTTTGAACTTG GTTGTTGCTTTTGTCTTGGAGGCATTCTTTGCTGAAATGGAGCTTGAGTCACCGGACACCTGTGATGAACAGGACAAG GAAGTTGAAGGAGATAAATATCGAAGACGGTCAGTTGG CACAAAATCACGAAGCCAGAGAGTTGATGCTCTTCTTCATCATATGTTGAGCTCTGAGTTGTGTCAAAGTCAAACACAGCCTTCCAATTCATAG
- the LOC130944849 gene encoding uncharacterized protein LOC130944849, whose product MASASSGRGSKGFDFASDDILCSYEDFPNQDSSNGTHDDPAKDFHKSRMARTSIFPDTAYNSPEDSISQDVIAAVEKSMKKNADNLMRFLEGISSRLSQLELYCYNIDKSIGEMRSDLNTDHGEAELKLNSLEKHIQEVHRSVQILRDKQELADTQKELAKLQLVQKESSSTSHSHSNEERSSPSAPDPKRTDKASDAHNQQLALALPHQVAPQQQPVAPPPAPAPAPAPAPAPNVAPATQQPSYYMPPTPLPNPPSVAQVPQNQYLPSDQQYRTPQPTSSQATQSLSMQQYSQYQQPQLPQPQQQWPQQVQPPQPPPMQSQMRPPSTNVYAPYLPNHATNPSPSETLPNSMPMQMPYSRIPPAASGGSDAMPYGYSGAGRTGPQQPLPPQIKSSFPGQPGDPYGTSATHAVPPPTSAYMIYDSEGGRTHPPPQPPHFAQAGYPPSSASLQNPAPHNLMVRNPSQTQYIRGHPYSDLIEKLVNMGFRGDHVAGVIQRMEESGQPVDFNSVLDRLNVHSSVGPQRAWSG is encoded by the exons ATGGCGTCTGCATCATCCGGTCGCGGCTCCAAGGGCTTCGATTTCGCTTCCGACGACATCCTCTGCTCCTACGAAGACTTTCCTAACCAGGACTCTTCTAACGGCACTCACGATGACCCCGCCAAG GATTTTCACAAATCAAGGATGGCAAGGACATCAATATTTCCTGATACTGCTTATAATTCGCCTGAAGATTCTATAAGCCAAGATGTGATTGCAGCTGTTGAGAAGAGCATGAAAAAAAATGCTGACAACCTTATGCGGTTTCTTGAAGGAATTAGTTCAAGGCTATCACAGTTGGAATTATATTGTTATAATATTGACAAATCAATTGGAGAAATGCGATCTGATTTAAACACTGACCACGGGGAGGCAGAGTTAAAGCTCAATTCTCTTGAGAAACACATTCAGGAA GTACACAGATCTGTACAGATTTTGAGAGACAAGCAAGAGCTAGCTGATACTCAGAAGGAGTTAGCCAAGCTTCAGTTAGTTCAGAAAGAATCATCCTCCACAAGCCATTCACATTCCAACGAGGAGAGGTCTTCGCCTTCTGCCCCTGATCCAAAAAGAACTGATAAGGCATCTGACGCACATAACCAGCAGTTAGCTCTTGCCCTGCCTCATCAAGTTGCCCCACAGCAACAGCCTGTGGCACCTCCCCCAGCCCCTGCCCCAGCTCCAGCTCCAGCTCCGGCCCCAAATGTAGCACCAGCCACTCAACAACCATCTTATTACATGCCACCGACTCCTTTGCCCAATCCGCCATCTGTGGCCCAAGTTCCCCAGAATCAATATTTGCCCTCTGATCAGCAGTATAGAACTCCACAACCAACATCATCACAAGCAACGCAATCTCTGTCTATGCAACAATATTCTCAGTATCAGCAACCACAACTGCCACAGCCGCAGCAGCAGTGGCCTCAGCAGGTGCAACCTCCGCAACCACCTCCAATGCAGTCACAGATGAGACCCCCTTCAACCAATGTTTACGCTCCTTACCTGCCAAACCATGCTACAAATCCCTCTCCCTCGGAAACACTACCAAACAGCATGCCAATGCAAATGCCATATTCCAGAATTCCACCTGCAGCTTCCGGCGGTAGCGATGCCATGCCGTATGGATACAGCGGAGCTGGTAGAACAGGTCCGCAGCAACCACTTCCGCCGCAAATCAAGAGCTCTTTTCCTGGACAACCAGGTGATCCATATGGAACAAGTGCTACTCATGCCGTGCCCCCTCCTACTAGTGCATACATGATCTATGATAGTGAGGGAGGAAGAACACATCCTCCCCCACAACCACCTCATTTTGCTCAAGCTGGATACCCTCCATCGAGTGCTTCGCTTCAGAACCCTGCACCACATAACCTCATGGTCCGGAATCCTAGCCAGACACAATATATTCGTGGCCATCCCTACAGCGACTTGATCGAGAAGTTGGTGAACATGGGATTTAGAGGTGATCATGTGGCAGGGGTGATCCAGAGGATGGAGGAAAGTGGGCAGCCTGTAGATTTTAACTCGGTACTTGACCGGTTGAATGTGCATAGTTCTGTTGGTCCCCAGAGGGCATGGTCAGGGTAA